In the genome of Anomalospiza imberbis isolate Cuckoo-Finch-1a 21T00152 chromosome 29, ASM3175350v1, whole genome shotgun sequence, one region contains:
- the LOC137463580 gene encoding uncharacterized protein produces MGSHQQKGDGQGMSEQSGGCHGGSSGGCGCCCHGGGGGCHSSGGGGSMGYQSQGSSCHGGGGGGGCCSSGGGSGGGGGIIYQTHMPSTSCGGGGGGGGGGGGGGQQSQGSICIIGGGGGGGGGGSGHQGQGPIIIGGGGGGGGGGSEHQSHIPICIGGGGGGGGGGGGQQSQGPICIDGGSSGGGGGGGGGSGQQGKGIIIIGGGGGGGGGGGGGGGSGHQGQGPICIGGSSGGGGGGGGGGQQSQGPIIISGGGGGGGGSGQQSQGPICIGGGGKGGGGGGGGGGSGQQSQGPIIISGGGGGGKGGGGGGGGGSGHQGQGPIIISGGGGGGGGGGGSGHQGQGPICIGGGSGGGGGGGGGSGHQGQGPIIISGGGGGGGGGGSSHQGQGPICIGGGGMGGGGGGGGGSGHQGQGPIIISGGGGGGGGGGGGSGHQGQGPICIGGGSGGGGGGGGSGHQGQGPIIISGGGGGGGGGGSGQQSQGPVCIGGGSGGGGGGGGSGHQGQGPIVIIGGGSGGGGGGGGGSSSSGGMSMQQQTQPICWPPQTKHK; encoded by the coding sequence ATGGGGTCCCACCAGCAGAAGGGCGATGGCCAAGGGATGTCCGAGCAGTCCGGAGGGTGCCACggtggcagcagcggcggctgtggctgctgctgccacggaGGTGGAGGAGGATGCCACAGCAGCGGTGGAGGAGGATCCATGGGATACCAGAGCCAGGGATCGTCCTGCcacggaggaggaggaggaggcggctgCTGCAGCAGCGGCGGTGGCAGTGGTGGCGGTGGTGGAATCATTTATCAGACTCACATGCCATCAACCTCGTgtggaggtggaggaggaggaggaggaggaggaggaggaggcggccaGCAGAGCCAAGGATCCATCTGTATtattggaggaggaggaggaggaggtggagggggctCAGGCCACCAGGGCCAAGGTCCCATCATTATTGGAGGGGGTGGAGGTGGCGGAGGAGGGGGTTCTGAACACCAGAGCCATATACCCATCTGCATcggagggggaggaggaggtggtggtggtggtggtggtcaGCAAAGCCAAGGTCCCATCTGCATAGATGGAGGAAGCAGTGGTGGTGGAGGTGGTGGAGGTGGAGGCTCAGGCCAGCAGGGCAAAGGAATCATCATTATTGGCGGAGgcggtggtggtggtggtgggggtgGAGGTGGGGGTGGCTCAGGGCACCAGGGCCAAGGTCCCATCTGCATTGGAGGGAGCAGtggtggaggaggaggtggtggtggtggtgggcaACAAAGCCAAGGTCCCATCATTATTAGCGGAGGAGGCGGTGGCGGAGGAGGCTCAGGTCAGCAAAGCCAAGGTCCCATCTGTATCGGTGGGGGTGgcaagggaggaggaggaggtggtggtggtggtggatCAGGGCAGCAAAGCCAAGGTCCCATCATCATTAGtggaggaggtggtggtggcAAGGGAGGAGGTGGCGGAGGTGGAGGAGGTTCAGGGCACCAGGGCCAAGGTCCCATCATCATTAGTggtggtggaggaggaggaggaggaggaggaggttcCGGGCACCAGGGTCAAGGTCCAATCTGCATTGGAGGTggcagtggaggaggaggaggaggtggtggtggcTCAGGGCACCAGGGCCAAGGTCCCATCATCAttagtggtggtggtggtggtggtggaggtGGTGGCTCAAGCCACCAAGGCCAAGGTCCCATCTGCATCGGTGGGGGTGGcatgggaggaggaggaggaggaggaggaggttcAGGGCACCAGGGCCAAGGTCCCATCATCAttagtggtggtggtggtggtggaggaggaggaggaggaggttcCGGGCACCAGGGTCAAGGTCCCATCTGCATTGGAGGTggcagtggaggaggaggaggtggtggtggcTCAGGGCACCAGGGCCAAGGTCCCATCATCATtagtggtggtggtggaggaggaggaggaggtggctcAGGGCAGCAAAGCCAAGGCCCCGTGTGCATTGGGGGAggcagtggaggaggaggaggtggaggaggctCAGGCCACCAGGGCCAAGGTCCCATTGTCATCATTGGGGGCGGTagtggaggtggaggtggaggtggaggtggctCCTCTAGTTCTGGAGGAATGTCCATGCAGCAGCAGACCCAGCCCATTTGCTGGCCACCACAGACCAAGCACAAGTAG
- the LOC137463581 gene encoding loricrin-like, protein MMGGGGGGGSSGCCGGGSGGGSSKSMMGGGGGGGSSGCCGGGSSGGSSGMKIIMGGGGGGGSSGCCSGGSSGGSSKSMMGGGGGGGSSGCCGGGSGGGSSKSMMGGGGGGGSSGCCGGGSGGGSSGMKIIMGGGGGGGSSGCCGGGSGGGSSKSMMGGGGSGCCGGGSGGGSGGSAQKIIISSGGGGGGGGGSSGCCGGGSGGGSSGGKIIMGSGGGGGSSGCCGGGSGGGSSGQTIIISSGGGGGGSSQQKCPIVIPQTKQSSHWPCQQK, encoded by the coding sequence ATGATGGGAGGTGGAGGCGGTGGTGGATCCTCTGGATGTTGCGGTGGTGGATCTGGCGGTGGATCTTCAAAGAGCATGATGGGAGGTGGAGGCGGTGGTGGATCCTCTGGATGCTGCGGTGGAGGATCTAGTGGTGGCTCTTCTGGGATGAAGATCATAATGGGAGGTGGAGGCGGTGGTGGATCCTCTGGATGTTGCAGTGGTGGATCCAGCGGTGGATCTTCAAAGAGTATGATGGGAGGTGGAGGCGGTGGTGGATCCTCTGGATGCTGCGGTGGAGGATCTGGTGGTGGCTCTTCAAAGAGCATGATGGGAGGTGGAGGCGGTGGTGGATCCTCTGGATGCTGTGGTGGAGGATCTGGTGGTGGCTCTTCTGGGATGAAGATCATAATGGGAGGTGGAGGTGGTGGAGGATcctctgggtgctgtggtgGAGGATCTGGTGGTGGCTCCTCAAAGAGCATGATGGGAGGTGGAGGCAGTGGGTGCTGTGGTGGAGGATCCGGTGGTGGCAGTGGGGGATCAGCCCAGAAGATCATCATCAGCTCTGgcggtggaggaggaggaggaggaggctccTCCGGATGCTGTGGAGGCGGATCTGGTGGTGGCTCTTCAGGAGGGAAGATCATCATGGGAAGTGGAGGCGGTGGTGGATCCTCCGGATGCTGCGGTGGCGGATCCGGCGGTGGCTCCTCAGGCCAGACCATCATCATCAGCTCTGGAGGTGGCGGTGGAGGCTCCTCCCAGCAGAAATGTCCCATTGTCATCCCCCAGACCAAGCAGAGCTCCCACTGGCCCTGCCAGCAGAAGTAA
- the LOC137463582 gene encoding loricrin-like, whose amino-acid sequence MCSRQSSGGCHGMSSQSSGCHSEGSGCHGSGSSSYQSQGSSCCGGGGGSSKVIISSGGGGGGSCCSGGSSGYGIGGGYGGGSSGSKTIIGGGSSGGYSGYGIGGGCGGGSSGSKSIIVGGGSGGSSGCGSGGSYGMGGGYGGSSGSKTIIGGGSSGGSSGCCSGGSSYGMGGGYGGGSSGSKTIIGGGGSSGCCSGGSSSYGMGGGYGGSSGSKTIIGGGSSGGSSGCCSGGSSYGMGGGYGVGSSGSKTIIGGGGSSGCCSGGSSSYGMGGGYGGGSSGTKVIIGGGSSGGSSGCCSGGYSGYGMGGGYSGGSSGSKSIIVGGGSGGSSGCCSGGSSGYGMGGGYGGGSSGSKSIIVGGGTGGSSGCCGGGSSYGMGGGCSSGSSGQTIIISSGGGSGGSSQQKCPIVIPSVVSHQSKQSSYWPCQQK is encoded by the exons ATGTGCTCCAGACAAAGCTCCGGAGGCTGCCATGGGATGTCCTCCCAATCCAGCGGGTGTCACAGCGAGGGCTCCGGTTGCCATGGGAGCGGCTCCTCCAGTTACCAgtcccagggctcctcctgctgcGGGGGCGGAGGGGGTTCCAGCAAAGTCATCATCAGCTCTGGTGGTGGAGGAGGTGGATCCTGCTGCAGTGGAGGCTCCTCTGGATATGGGATAGGAGGGGGATACGGTGGTGGCTCTTCAGGATCAAAGACCATCATTGGAGGGGGAAGCAGTGGAGGATACTCAGGTTATGGCATAGGAGGAGGATGCGGTGGTGGCTCTTCAGGATCAAAGAGCATCATTGTAGGTGGAGGTAGTGGAGGTTCCTCTGGATGCGGCAGTGGGGGCAGCTATGGAATGGGTGGAGGATATGGTGGATCTTCAGGATCAAAGACCATCATTGGAGGGGGAAGCAGTGGAGGTTCCTCTGGATGCTGCAGTGGAGGATCCAGCTATGGGATGGGTGGAGGATACGGTGGTGGATCTTCAGGATCAAAGACCATCATTGGAGGTGGAGGTTCCTCTGGGTGCTGCAGTGGGGGCTCCTCCAGCTATGGAATGGGTGGAGGATATGGTGGATCTTCAGGATCAAAGACCATCATTGGAGGGGGAAGCAGTGGAGGTTCCTCTGGATGCTGCAGTGGAGGATCCAGCTATGGGATGGGTGGAGGATACGGTGTTGGATCTTCAGGATCAAAGACCATCATTGGAGGTGGAGGTTCCTCTGGGTGCTGCAGTGGGGGCTCCTCCAGCTATGGGATGGGTGGAGGATACGGTGGTGGATCTTCAGGGACAAAGGTCATCATTGGAGGGGGAAGCAGTGGAGGTTCCTCTGGATGCTGTAGTGGAGGATACTCAGGTTATGGCATGGGAGGAGGGTACAGTGGTGGATCTTCAGGATCCAAGAGCATCATTGTAGGTGGAGGTAGTGGAG GTTCCTCTGGATGCTGTAGTGGAGGATCTTCAGGATATGGGATGGGAGGAGGGTATGGTGGTGGCTCTTCGGGATCAAAGAGCATCATTGTTGGTGGAGGTACTGGTGGATCCTCCGGATGCTGCGGTGGAGGATCCAGCTATGGGATGGGAGGAGGATGCAGCAGCGGCTCCTCAGGCCAGACCATCATCATcagctctggagggggcagcgGAGGCTCCTCCCAGCAGAAATGTCCCATTGTCATCCCCAGTGTGGTGTCCCACCAGAGCAAGCAGAGCTCCTACTGGCCCTGCCAGCAGAAGTaa